CATGGTAAATTCACCGGGAAAGAGGGCAATGCCGACGGGAAGTGTCTGCATGGAGGGATCCGTCATAATTAGCAGGGCAAAGAAAAATTCATTCCATGTATAGATAAAGACAAGAATAGATGCCGTGAAAAAACCCGGCGCCGACAGGGGAAGCACTACCCGGAAGATAGCCCCTATCCTGGAACTGCCGTCAATGAGGGCGGCATGCTCCAGCTCCCAGGGAAAATCACGGAAAAAAGTGGCCATAATCCACACGGCAAGCGGCAGGGTAAGGGCCACGTAGGGCAGAATCAATCCCTGATAGCTGTTAAGCCAGCCAAAGTCCCTTAAAATTCGCCACACGGGGCCTGCAATGGAAATCTGGGGAAACATGGAAACGGCCAGAAAGAGACCGAGAATCACGCCCTTTCCCCTGATTTTAGTCCTTGAAAGAGCATATCCCGCAAAGGTGGCAAGCACCATGCATATGAGCGTTGTCGACAGGGCAACAATGAGACTGTTTTTAAGGTAGAGTTGTAAATTGTAACTCTTGAATGCAGATTGATAAAAATCGAGGGAGAAGGAGGGAATCAATGCAGG
Above is a window of Deltaproteobacteria bacterium DNA encoding:
- a CDS encoding carbohydrate ABC transporter permease, with product MSWSNLMAKTGFMLIVAITVLLSLLPFLWFLLTSLKTPIEVTAIPPALIPSFSLDFYQSAFKSYNLQLYLKNSLIVALSTTLICMVLATFAGYALSRTKIRGKGVILGLFLAVSMFPQISIAGPVWRILRDFGWLNSYQGLILPYVALTLPLAVWIMATFFRDFPWELEHAALIDGSSRIGAIFRVVLPLSAPGFFTASILVFIYTWNEFFFALLIMTDPSMQTLPVGIALFPGEFTMPWGEIAAASVVSTIPLIFMVLIFQRRIIQGLTAGSVKG